A genomic region of Roseateles amylovorans contains the following coding sequences:
- a CDS encoding BON domain-containing protein, with amino-acid sequence MINKTRTLLLVAALGGALLQTACVPLMLGGAAVGSAFVVTDRRTSGTQLEDQGIELKTANRIREQLGDRVHINVNSYNRMVLLTGETRNDEDRAAVENIARGVENVNSVLNEVGVGMLSSLSSRANDVAIAAKVKASLVDAKDLITNAFYVVVERGNVYIMGRVTEREASRASDIARGVRGVQKVVRAMEIITEAELAAMGQQPAKPASSNP; translated from the coding sequence ATGATCAACAAGACCCGCACCCTGCTCCTGGTCGCTGCCCTGGGCGGCGCGTTGCTGCAAACCGCCTGTGTGCCGCTGATGCTGGGCGGCGCCGCTGTCGGCAGCGCCTTCGTGGTGACCGACCGTCGCACCTCCGGCACCCAACTGGAGGACCAGGGCATCGAGCTCAAGACCGCCAACCGCATCCGTGAACAGTTGGGCGATCGCGTGCACATCAATGTCAACAGCTACAACCGCATGGTGCTGCTGACCGGCGAGACCCGCAATGACGAAGACCGCGCGGCGGTCGAGAACATCGCCCGCGGTGTCGAGAACGTGAATTCGGTGCTCAACGAGGTCGGCGTCGGCATGCTGAGCTCGCTGTCCAGCCGGGCCAACGACGTCGCCATCGCCGCCAAGGTCAAGGCCAGCCTGGTCGATGCCAAAGACCTGATCACCAACGCGTTCTACGTGGTGGTCGAACGCGGCAACGTCTACATCATGGGCCGGGTCACCGAGCGTGAAGCCAGCCGTGCCTCCGACATCGCTCGCGGCGTGCGCGGCGTGCAGAAGGTGGTCCGCGCCATGGAAATCATCACCGAGGCCGAACTGGCCGCCATGGGCCAGCAGCCCGCCAAGCCCGCATCGTCCAACCCCTGA
- a CDS encoding SIS domain-containing protein, with the protein MLEQRIQQQFFESADLLYQIAEGLSRPLAVAAQMMVDALTGGGRVWCAGLGISAADATALASLLAGRFEQERPGLAAIALDAQAQGYSDPASALMRQVQTLGHPGDLLLLFENQSSGAVGALLQVAHGQEMSVIVLSGTQDDDWRGALLDTDVQLRVPHSRFARVAEAHRLLSHCLADAIDLQLLGATE; encoded by the coding sequence ATGTTGGAACAACGCATACAACAACAGTTCTTCGAAAGCGCCGATCTGCTCTATCAGATCGCCGAAGGCCTGTCGCGGCCGCTCGCAGTGGCCGCTCAAATGATGGTGGACGCCCTGACCGGCGGCGGACGGGTCTGGTGCGCCGGGCTCGGCATCTCGGCGGCGGACGCCACCGCGCTGGCCTCGCTGCTGGCCGGCCGCTTCGAACAGGAGCGCCCGGGCCTGGCCGCCATCGCACTGGATGCGCAGGCCCAGGGCTACAGCGATCCCGCCTCGGCCCTGATGCGTCAGGTTCAGACCCTGGGGCATCCCGGCGACCTGCTGCTACTGTTCGAGAACCAGTCCAGCGGCGCTGTCGGTGCGCTGCTGCAGGTCGCGCATGGGCAGGAGATGAGCGTCATCGTGCTCAGCGGCACCCAGGACGACGACTGGCGCGGCGCCCTGCTCGACACCGATGTGCAACTGCGCGTGCCGCACAGCCGTTTCGCCCGGGTGGCGGAGGCGCACCGTTTGCTCTCTCACTGCCTGGCCGATGCGATCGACCTGCAACTGCTGGGTGCGACCGAGTAA
- a CDS encoding YraN family protein — MFKTLSTKSRGDDAETRALNYLNRQGLRLAERNYRVARGPHARGGEVDLIMRAPDGTLVFVEVRARSDASHGGAAASITPAKQRRIIFAAGHYLRTLRITPPCRFDIVAIDGEAIEWLPGAFDSSSAWSSPPD, encoded by the coding sequence ATGTTCAAGACACTCTCCACAAAATCGCGCGGCGACGATGCCGAAACCCGCGCGTTGAACTACCTGAACCGCCAAGGCCTGCGTCTGGCGGAGCGCAATTATCGGGTCGCGCGCGGTCCCCACGCCCGGGGCGGTGAGGTCGATCTGATCATGCGAGCGCCCGACGGCACGCTGGTGTTCGTCGAAGTGCGCGCCCGCAGCGATGCCTCGCACGGCGGCGCGGCGGCCAGCATCACACCGGCCAAGCAGCGGCGCATCATCTTCGCGGCCGGTCACTACCTGCGCACCCTGCGGATCACCCCGCCCTGCCGCTTCGACATCGTCGCCATCGACGGCGAGGCCATCGAGTGGCTGCCAGGGGCCTTCGACAGCAGCAGTGCCTGGTCGTCGCCGCCCGACTGA
- the rsmI gene encoding 16S rRNA (cytidine(1402)-2'-O)-methyltransferase — protein sequence MSEAAAAAAGHQQYPAGTLYLVATPIGNLADISLRAIHLLGLVDAVACEDTRVSAQLLRWLGLHKPMVALHQHNEQTAAEAVVARLRQGERIAYISDAGTPAVSDPGAVLVAAAQRAGVRVLPLPGASSAITALSAAGDARAQGFRFVGFLPTKAAERRSAVQALGGAAHSQILFEAPHRIEDLLGLLAELVPSQSLTLCRELTKQFETVHTALCSDFPAWLAADKQRERGEFVLVLHAAPPAENTGLPDEALRVLRLLMRELPLKQAVGLASEISGSPRNALYQQALAWKQDADGDDDAAGDDAT from the coding sequence ATGAGCGAGGCGGCAGCCGCCGCCGCCGGGCATCAGCAGTATCCGGCGGGCACCCTCTATCTGGTGGCCACACCGATCGGAAACTTGGCCGATATCAGTCTCCGGGCGATTCATCTGCTGGGCCTGGTGGATGCAGTCGCCTGCGAGGACACCCGAGTGAGTGCGCAACTGCTGCGCTGGCTCGGTCTGCACAAGCCGATGGTGGCGCTGCATCAGCACAACGAGCAGACCGCCGCCGAAGCCGTGGTCGCCCGTCTGCGCCAGGGCGAACGCATCGCCTACATCAGCGATGCGGGCACGCCGGCGGTGTCCGACCCCGGTGCCGTGCTGGTGGCGGCCGCGCAGCGTGCCGGCGTGCGGGTGCTGCCGCTGCCCGGCGCCAGCAGCGCGATCACCGCGCTGAGCGCGGCCGGGGATGCGCGGGCGCAGGGTTTTCGATTCGTCGGCTTCCTGCCGACCAAGGCGGCCGAGCGTCGCAGCGCGGTGCAGGCCTTGGGCGGTGCCGCGCACAGCCAGATCCTGTTCGAGGCGCCCCATCGCATCGAGGACCTGCTCGGCCTGCTGGCAGAGCTGGTGCCTTCGCAGTCGCTCACGCTCTGCCGGGAGCTGACCAAGCAGTTCGAGACCGTCCACACCGCCCTCTGTTCGGACTTTCCTGCCTGGCTGGCGGCTGACAAACAGCGCGAGCGGGGTGAATTCGTGCTGGTGCTGCATGCGGCGCCGCCGGCTGAGAACACCGGTCTGCCGGACGAAGCGCTGAGGGTGCTCCGGCTGCTGATGCGGGAATTGCCGCTGAAGCAGGCGGTGGGACTCGCCTCCGAGATCAGCGGTTCGCCGCGCAATGCGCTTTATCAGCAGGCGCTGGCATGGAAACAGGACGCCGACGGCGATGACGACGCCGCAGGAGATGACGCGACCTAG
- the tldD gene encoding metalloprotease TldD, which yields MISREPTLARLVTARAQLLEPFGLTDQTLSQALRLITEHRVDDADLYFQTTRSEGWSLEEGIVKSGSFSIDQGVGVRAVAGEKTAFAYSDDISEAALLDAARTVRAIASAGQSRRVKVPSEPTVAASRALYGDADPIASLDSTQKVALLERTEKMARAKDPRVVQVMAGLAAEHEVVLIARADGTLAADVRPLVRLSVTVIAESNGRREVGSGGGGGRFGLAYFTDEMIASYVDHAVSSALTNLESRPAPAGEMTVVLGPGWPGVLLHEAVGHGLEGDFNRKGSSTFSGRIGERVASKGVTVLDDGTLPDRRGSLNVDDEGCASQRNVLIEDGILKGYIQDAMNARLMKVAPTGNGRRESYAHVPMPRMTNTYMLGGDKDPKEIIASIKKGLYATNFGGGQVDITSGKFVFSASEAFWVENGQIQYPVKGATLIGNGPDAMNRVSMIGNDMQLDTGVGVCGKEGQSVPVGVGQPTLRIDGLTVGGTA from the coding sequence ATGATTTCGCGCGAACCCACCCTCGCCCGCCTGGTCACTGCCCGTGCCCAGTTGCTCGAACCTTTCGGGCTCACTGACCAAACCCTCTCGCAGGCCTTGCGCCTGATCACCGAACACCGGGTCGATGATGCCGACCTCTACTTCCAGACCACCCGCTCCGAGGGCTGGAGCCTGGAAGAGGGCATCGTCAAGAGCGGCAGCTTCTCGATCGACCAGGGCGTCGGCGTGCGCGCGGTCGCCGGCGAGAAGACGGCGTTCGCCTATTCCGATGACATTTCCGAAGCCGCGCTGCTGGATGCCGCCCGCACGGTGCGTGCGATCGCCTCCGCCGGCCAGAGCCGCCGGGTGAAGGTCCCCAGCGAGCCCACGGTGGCGGCCAGCCGGGCCCTCTACGGCGATGCCGATCCCATCGCCAGCCTGGACAGCACCCAGAAGGTGGCCCTGTTGGAGCGCACCGAGAAGATGGCGCGGGCCAAGGATCCGCGCGTCGTCCAGGTGATGGCGGGTCTCGCGGCCGAGCATGAGGTGGTGCTGATCGCCCGCGCCGATGGCACGCTGGCCGCCGATGTGCGGCCGCTGGTGCGGCTGTCGGTGACGGTGATCGCCGAGAGCAACGGCCGGCGCGAAGTCGGTTCCGGCGGCGGCGGCGGCCGGTTCGGCCTGGCCTATTTCACCGACGAGATGATCGCCTCGTATGTGGACCATGCGGTGAGCTCCGCCCTGACCAACCTGGAATCCCGCCCGGCACCGGCCGGCGAGATGACCGTGGTGCTCGGCCCGGGCTGGCCGGGCGTGCTGCTGCACGAGGCCGTCGGCCATGGCCTGGAAGGCGACTTCAATCGCAAGGGCTCCAGCACCTTCTCCGGTCGCATCGGGGAGCGGGTCGCGTCCAAGGGCGTGACGGTGCTGGACGACGGCACCCTGCCGGATCGTCGCGGTTCGCTGAATGTCGACGACGAAGGCTGTGCCTCGCAGCGCAATGTGCTGATCGAGGACGGCATCCTGAAGGGCTACATCCAGGACGCGATGAATGCGCGCCTGATGAAGGTCGCGCCCACCGGCAACGGTCGCCGCGAAAGTTACGCGCATGTGCCGATGCCGCGCATGACCAATACCTACATGCTGGGTGGCGACAAGGATCCGAAGGAAATCATCGCCAGCATCAAGAAGGGCCTGTACGCCACCAACTTCGGCGGCGGTCAGGTGGATATCACATCGGGCAAGTTCGTCTTCTCGGCCAGCGAAGCCTTCTGGGTCGAGAACGGTCAGATCCAGTACCCGGTCAAGGGCGCGACGCTGATCGGCAATGGCCCGGATGCGATGAACCGCGTCAGCATGATCGGCAACGACATGCAGCTCGATACCGGCGTCGGCGTCTGCGGCAAGGAAGGCCAAAGCGTCCCCGTGGGCGTGGGCCAGCCGACCCTGCGCATCGACGGTCTGACCGTCGGCGGCACGGCCTGA
- a CDS encoding 3-deoxy-7-phosphoheptulonate synthase, translating to MNAKSTSPYPTSPQAERWYSPQDKTSQTDDERILDITPLPPPEHLIRFFPIRGTAMEQLVVGTRQRIRDIMQRRDDRLLVIIGPCSIHDPVAALEYARRLVPLRAQYGDTLEIVMRVYFEKPRTTVGWKGLINDPYLDESYRIDEGLRIARQLLLEINRLGMPAGSEFLDVISPQYIGDLISWGAIGARTTESQVHRELASGLSAPIGFKNGTDGNIKIATDAIQAAARPHHFLSVHKNGQVAIVETKGNPDCHVILRGGKAPNYDADSVAAACADLAASKLDTRLMVDCSHANSSKQHERQLDVARDIAEQIRGGSTRIFGVMVESHLKGGAQKFSPGKDDPAQLEYGKSITDACLAWDDSLEVLQVLSDAVRAARGT from the coding sequence ATGAATGCCAAGTCGACCAGCCCCTATCCCACCTCGCCGCAGGCGGAGCGCTGGTATTCGCCGCAGGACAAGACCAGCCAGACCGACGACGAACGCATCCTGGACATCACGCCCTTGCCGCCTCCCGAACACCTCATCCGCTTCTTCCCGATCCGTGGCACGGCCATGGAGCAACTGGTGGTCGGCACCCGCCAGCGCATCCGCGACATCATGCAGCGCCGCGACGACCGGCTGCTGGTGATCATCGGACCGTGCTCGATCCACGATCCGGTCGCCGCGCTGGAATATGCGCGCCGGTTGGTGCCGCTGCGGGCGCAGTACGGCGATACGCTGGAGATCGTGATGCGGGTCTATTTCGAGAAGCCGCGCACCACCGTCGGCTGGAAGGGGCTGATCAACGACCCCTACCTGGATGAGAGCTACCGCATCGACGAGGGCCTGCGCATCGCCCGCCAGCTGCTGCTGGAGATCAACCGGCTGGGCATGCCCGCCGGCTCCGAATTCCTCGATGTGATCTCCCCGCAGTACATCGGCGACCTGATCAGCTGGGGCGCGATCGGCGCCCGCACCACCGAGAGCCAGGTGCACCGCGAGCTGGCCTCCGGGCTGTCGGCACCGATCGGCTTCAAGAACGGGACCGACGGCAACATCAAGATCGCCACCGACGCCATCCAGGCCGCAGCGCGTCCGCACCATTTCCTGTCGGTGCACAAGAACGGGCAGGTGGCGATTGTCGAGACCAAGGGCAACCCGGACTGCCACGTCATCCTGCGCGGCGGCAAGGCGCCGAACTACGACGCCGACAGCGTGGCCGCCGCCTGCGCCGATCTGGCGGCGTCCAAGCTCGACACCCGGTTGATGGTCGACTGCTCGCATGCGAACAGCAGCAAGCAGCATGAGCGCCAGCTCGACGTCGCCCGCGACATCGCCGAACAGATTCGTGGCGGCAGCACCCGGATCTTCGGCGTGATGGTGGAGAGTCATCTCAAGGGGGGTGCCCAGAAGTTCAGCCCCGGCAAGGATGATCCGGCCCAGCTCGAGTACGGCAAGAGCATCACCGACGCCTGCCTGGCCTGGGATGATTCTCTGGAGGTGCTCCAGGTCTTGAGCGATGCGGTGCGCGCGGCGCGAGGCACCTGA
- a CDS encoding trimeric intracellular cation channel family protein, with the protein MPMIYWFDLMGVAVFAVSGALAAMQAGLDLFGLLVLAAMTAVGGGTLRDLLLNRHPVFWMKDTRYLLVIIASALTALVFGPFPEHGLMMLKVVDALGLALFALCGTEIAEEQGVKPLPALLMGTLTACGGGVLRDVLSGQAPLLLRKDIYATAAIGGIALYFLLKAAGLSVRWAFVIGMVGVAALRLAALQWNWQLPALQMLQLG; encoded by the coding sequence ATGCCGATGATCTACTGGTTCGATTTGATGGGCGTGGCGGTGTTCGCCGTCAGCGGCGCACTGGCCGCGATGCAGGCGGGGCTGGACCTGTTCGGCCTGCTGGTGCTGGCCGCGATGACCGCGGTCGGCGGGGGCACCCTGCGCGACCTGCTGCTCAATCGGCACCCGGTGTTCTGGATGAAGGACACCCGCTACCTGCTGGTCATCATCGCCAGCGCCCTCACCGCCCTGGTGTTCGGCCCGTTTCCCGAGCACGGCCTGATGATGCTGAAGGTCGTGGATGCCCTGGGCCTGGCGCTGTTTGCGCTCTGCGGCACCGAGATCGCGGAGGAACAAGGCGTCAAGCCGCTGCCGGCGCTGCTGATGGGCACCCTCACCGCCTGTGGCGGCGGCGTGCTGCGGGACGTGCTCAGCGGCCAGGCGCCCTTGCTGCTGCGCAAGGACATCTATGCCACGGCCGCCATCGGCGGCATCGCCTTGTATTTCCTGCTCAAGGCCGCCGGCCTGTCGGTGCGCTGGGCCTTCGTGATCGGGATGGTCGGCGTCGCGGCGCTGAGACTGGCCGCGTTGCAGTGGAACTGGCAGTTGCCGGCGCTGCAGATGCTGCAGCTGGGCTGA
- the htpG gene encoding molecular chaperone HtpG yields the protein MDKQTHSFQAEVKQILHLVTHSLYSNKEIFLRELVSNASDACDKLRFEALDNTALFEDQPNLEIRVAFDPTARTVTISDNGIGLSTEEAIAHLGTIAKSGTREFMAKLEGDQKKDANLIGQFGVGFYSGFIVADRITVESRRAGLPAEQGVRWTSEGTGDFEVESIVKPGRGTDVILHLREGEDEFLKTWRLKSVISKYSDHISLPILMRKEEWDPEKTEPVIQDEWEPVNKASALWTRSKSDVTQDEYDSFYKQISYDTEAPLAFTHNRVEGRSEYTQLLYIPAKAPFDLWNRDKRGGVKLYVKRVFIMDDAEALMPVYLRFVKGVIDSADLPLNVSRELLQESRDVKAIREGSTKRVLSMLESLANSEDVSDKDKYARFWKDFGQVLKEGVGEDHANQERLVKLLRFASTHADEGVSFQDYVSRMKEGQEAIYYISADNLAAAKNSPQLEIFRKKGIEVLLLVDRVDEWMLSHLYEFEGKSLQSVAKGSIDLGSLQDEEEKKKAEEAAETFKPMLDRLKTALEGRAKDVRVTTRLVDSPACIVVEEGDISGHLARMLKQAGQTAPPSQPTLEVNPDHALVRKLGEISEQPDASARFQDMALVMFDQALLAEGGVLEDPAAYVKRVNALLLG from the coding sequence ATGGACAAGCAAACCCATTCCTTCCAGGCCGAGGTCAAGCAGATCCTGCATCTGGTGACCCATTCGCTCTACTCGAACAAGGAAATCTTCCTGCGCGAGTTGGTCAGCAATGCCTCCGATGCCTGCGACAAGCTGCGCTTCGAGGCGCTGGACAACACCGCGCTGTTCGAGGACCAACCCAATCTGGAGATCCGGGTCGCCTTCGACCCGACGGCCCGGACGGTGACCATCAGCGACAACGGCATCGGCCTGTCGACGGAAGAAGCCATCGCCCACCTCGGCACCATCGCCAAGAGCGGCACCCGTGAATTCATGGCCAAGCTGGAAGGCGACCAGAAGAAGGACGCCAACCTGATCGGCCAGTTCGGCGTGGGCTTCTATTCCGGCTTCATCGTGGCCGACCGCATCACCGTCGAGTCCCGCCGCGCCGGGCTGCCGGCCGAACAGGGCGTGCGCTGGACCTCGGAAGGCACCGGGGACTTCGAGGTCGAATCCATCGTCAAGCCCGGCCGCGGCACCGATGTGATCCTGCATCTGCGCGAGGGCGAGGACGAGTTCCTCAAGACCTGGCGCCTGAAGTCGGTGATCAGCAAGTATTCCGACCACATCTCGCTGCCCATCCTGATGCGCAAGGAGGAGTGGGATCCTGAGAAGACCGAGCCGGTCATCCAGGACGAGTGGGAGCCTGTGAACAAGGCCTCTGCCCTGTGGACCCGCAGCAAGAGCGACGTCACCCAGGACGAGTACGACAGCTTCTACAAGCAGATCAGCTACGACACCGAGGCGCCGCTGGCCTTCACCCACAACCGGGTCGAAGGCCGCAGCGAGTACACCCAGCTGCTCTACATCCCGGCCAAGGCCCCGTTCGACTTGTGGAACCGCGACAAGCGCGGCGGCGTGAAGCTCTATGTGAAGCGCGTCTTCATCATGGACGACGCCGAAGCCCTGATGCCGGTCTATCTGCGCTTCGTCAAGGGCGTGATCGACTCGGCCGACCTGCCGCTGAACGTGAGCCGCGAGCTGCTGCAGGAAAGCCGCGATGTGAAGGCGATCCGCGAAGGGTCGACCAAGCGGGTACTGTCGATGCTGGAGTCGCTGGCCAACAGCGAGGACGTGTCCGACAAGGACAAGTACGCCCGGTTCTGGAAGGACTTCGGCCAGGTGCTGAAGGAAGGCGTCGGCGAGGACCATGCCAACCAGGAGCGCTTGGTCAAGCTGCTGCGTTTTGCTTCCACCCATGCGGACGAGGGCGTCAGCTTCCAGGACTATGTGTCGCGCATGAAGGAGGGCCAGGAGGCCATCTACTACATCAGCGCCGACAACCTGGCCGCGGCGAAGAACAGCCCGCAACTCGAGATCTTCCGCAAGAAGGGCATCGAGGTGCTGCTGCTGGTGGACCGCGTTGACGAATGGATGCTCTCGCATCTGTACGAGTTCGAGGGCAAGTCGCTGCAGTCGGTGGCCAAGGGCTCGATCGACCTCGGTTCGCTGCAGGACGAGGAAGAAAAGAAGAAGGCGGAAGAAGCCGCCGAGACCTTCAAGCCCATGCTCGACCGGCTGAAGACTGCGCTCGAAGGCCGCGCCAAGGACGTGCGGGTGACCACCCGTCTGGTGGACTCGCCGGCCTGCATCGTGGTGGAAGAGGGCGACATCAGCGGTCACCTGGCCCGCATGCTGAAGCAGGCCGGTCAGACCGCCCCGCCGTCGCAACCGACGCTGGAAGTCAATCCGGACCATGCGCTGGTGCGCAAGCTGGGCGAGATCAGCGAGCAGCCGGACGCGTCCGCCCGCTTCCAGGACATGGCGCTGGTGATGTTCGACCAGGCCTTGCTGGCAGAAGGCGGTGTACTGGAAGATCCGGCCGCGTATGTGAAGCGGGTGAACGCGCTCCTGCTGGGCTGA
- a CDS encoding serine/threonine protein kinase — translation MHTSPAGFGHLTPELMLDALDAAGLHPDGRLLQLNSYENRVLQAHLEEGGAVVAKFYRPGRWTDAQILEEHRFAQELADAEVPVVAPLALTLDGQATTLGHFHGHRFSVSPRQGGRAPELEDPEVLRWIGRLLARLHEVGQRQPFAHRVSWNSAGPARDARDWLLAHEVLAPELSANWHAIAAQCIEAIDAAFNALPQRASVRLHGDCHPGNILWTPDHGPHFVDLDDAAQGPAVQDLWMLLSGDPEAARRQLDALLDGYESVREFDWRELRLVEALRTQRMIHHSAWLARRWDDPAFPLAFPWFGTPNYWGDQVVKLRDQLDAMQTEAAKAHSLPSWD, via the coding sequence ATGCACACGTCACCGGCCGGTTTTGGCCATCTCACCCCCGAATTGATGCTGGATGCGCTCGACGCCGCCGGCCTGCATCCCGACGGGCGGCTGCTTCAGCTCAACTCCTACGAAAACCGGGTGCTGCAAGCCCATCTGGAGGAGGGCGGCGCGGTGGTGGCGAAGTTCTATCGGCCAGGACGCTGGACCGATGCGCAGATCCTGGAGGAGCATCGCTTCGCTCAGGAACTGGCGGATGCAGAGGTGCCGGTGGTGGCACCGCTGGCATTGACCCTCGACGGACAAGCCACCACGCTGGGCCACTTCCACGGCCATCGGTTCTCGGTGTCGCCGCGTCAAGGGGGCCGGGCGCCGGAGCTGGAGGATCCCGAGGTCCTGCGCTGGATCGGCCGACTGCTGGCGCGCCTGCATGAGGTGGGCCAGCGGCAACCGTTCGCACACCGAGTGAGCTGGAACAGCGCCGGCCCCGCTCGTGATGCGCGCGACTGGCTGCTGGCCCATGAGGTGCTCGCACCCGAGCTGTCGGCAAATTGGCATGCCATCGCCGCACAGTGCATCGAGGCGATCGATGCCGCCTTCAATGCCTTGCCTCAACGCGCGAGCGTTCGACTTCACGGCGACTGCCATCCCGGCAACATCCTGTGGACGCCCGACCACGGCCCGCACTTCGTCGATCTGGACGATGCCGCGCAGGGCCCGGCGGTGCAGGACTTGTGGATGCTGCTCTCCGGTGATCCGGAGGCGGCACGCCGCCAACTCGATGCGCTGCTCGACGGCTATGAAAGCGTGCGCGAGTTTGACTGGCGAGAGCTTCGGCTGGTGGAGGCCCTGCGCACCCAACGCATGATCCACCACAGCGCCTGGCTGGCGCGGCGCTGGGACGACCCGGCCTTCCCGCTGGCCTTCCCGTGGTTCGGGACGCCCAACTACTGGGGCGATCAGGTCGTCAAGCTGCGCGACCAGCTGGATGCGATGCAGACCGAAGCCGCCAAGGCGCACAGTCTGCCGAGCTGGGACTGA
- a CDS encoding DUF2726 domain-containing protein — MPGTMQHYLPWIIAGLSGLVVVAMAMVLVSRRQHRRRKPLPTQWSLAARPVFSTDERRVFRLLREALPHHLVMCKLPIVRFCQPTEAKDVRYWYDLLGGISVNFAICSPNGRVLAAIDLDTGRPGSARSLEIKQSVLTACRIRYLRTTAEQLPSASELQLLVPYSNQGARSPQPAKRAPAARAPVAAPMASAPSAARRPPVRNTLWNESPVFSDSFFAPDSRFDAFNGPTDTPPSPVTPAEPRARGYRPRASGSLGDSLSGRGADSQFPDEAADDIVGVVVDSPRFRQH, encoded by the coding sequence ATGCCTGGGACCATGCAGCACTACCTGCCGTGGATCATTGCCGGACTTTCCGGACTGGTTGTCGTGGCCATGGCCATGGTGCTGGTTTCGCGACGTCAGCACCGCCGACGCAAGCCGTTGCCGACCCAATGGTCGTTGGCCGCCCGCCCGGTGTTCAGCACCGATGAGCGCCGCGTGTTTCGCCTGCTGCGCGAGGCGCTGCCGCATCACCTGGTGATGTGCAAGCTGCCGATCGTGCGCTTCTGCCAGCCGACCGAGGCCAAGGACGTGCGCTATTGGTATGACCTGCTGGGCGGCATCAGCGTCAACTTCGCCATCTGCAGCCCGAATGGACGGGTTCTGGCCGCAATCGACCTGGACACCGGCCGCCCCGGCTCCGCGCGCAGTCTGGAAATCAAGCAGTCGGTGCTGACTGCCTGCCGCATTCGCTACCTGCGCACCACGGCCGAGCAGTTGCCCAGCGCGTCTGAACTTCAGTTGCTGGTGCCGTACAGCAACCAAGGCGCGCGCAGCCCGCAGCCCGCCAAGCGCGCCCCTGCCGCACGAGCGCCGGTGGCGGCCCCGATGGCGTCCGCGCCCTCGGCCGCACGCCGGCCACCGGTGCGCAATACCTTGTGGAACGAATCTCCGGTCTTCAGCGATTCCTTCTTCGCCCCGGACAGCCGGTTCGACGCCTTCAATGGTCCGACCGACACCCCACCCAGCCCCGTCACCCCCGCCGAGCCGCGTGCGCGCGGCTACCGGCCACGGGCCAGCGGCTCGCTGGGCGACAGCCTGAGCGGCCGGGGCGCCGACTCGCAATTCCCGGACGAAGCAGCGGACGACATCGTCGGCGTCGTGGTCGACAGTCCCCGGTTCCGCCAGCATTGA
- a CDS encoding GNAT family N-acetyltransferase — protein sequence MTTPDAPPPDDPSHASWNPARLLARWTGWVPIRPLGKRHRRRIGQHLLALGERDRYLRFGYPASDEQILKYVNGLDFSRDEVLGIFNRRLELIAVAHLAYAPAPQIKGRPAMAEFGVSVVSTARGRGFGARLFERAALHARNRGIDTLFIHAISENGPMLAIARKAGAKVERDGSESEAWLRLPPDSVSSHVDEAIGRHMAEVDFQFKRHMRTLGSILDGVAEVKSNYDGKGGGKAAKQ from the coding sequence ATGACCACTCCCGACGCCCCACCGCCCGACGACCCGAGTCACGCCAGTTGGAATCCTGCCCGGCTGCTCGCGCGCTGGACCGGCTGGGTGCCGATCCGACCGCTGGGCAAGCGCCACCGGCGCCGCATCGGCCAGCATCTGCTGGCCTTGGGCGAACGCGACCGCTACCTGCGCTTCGGTTATCCCGCCAGCGACGAACAGATCCTGAAGTACGTCAACGGGCTGGACTTCAGCCGCGACGAGGTGCTGGGCATCTTCAATCGCCGGTTGGAACTGATCGCCGTGGCCCACCTGGCGTATGCGCCGGCGCCGCAGATCAAGGGACGTCCCGCCATGGCGGAGTTCGGTGTCTCGGTCGTTTCCACGGCACGGGGTCGCGGCTTCGGCGCACGCCTGTTCGAACGCGCCGCACTGCATGCACGCAACCGCGGCATCGACACCCTCTTCATTCACGCCATCAGCGAGAACGGTCCGATGCTGGCGATTGCTCGCAAGGCAGGTGCCAAGGTGGAGCGCGATGGCAGTGAATCCGAAGCCTGGTTGCGCCTGCCGCCTGACTCGGTGTCCTCCCATGTCGATGAAGCCATCGGCCGGCACATGGCCGAGGTTGATTTCCAGTTCAAGCGTCACATGCGCACCCTGGGCAGCATCCTGGACGGCGTGGCCGAGGTCAAATCGAACTATGACGGCAAAGGCGGCGGCAAGGCCGCCAAGCAGTGA